The Acetonema longum DSM 6540 DNA segment CCGACACCACCAGACCGCTATAGCCTGCTCTGACCAGCAAATCGAGAATCCTTCCGTTTTGCTCCGGCGCATGATGAATCGGGGTATGCCAGCGCTCCGAGCCGGCAGTGTAGCCTGTAAGATGCACATGAGCCGTCTGCCGCATCAGAGGCGTAGCGCCGCCGGAAGGAAACCCGCCATGCTGCATCTGGTAGTGTTCAAAGTCCAGGCAGCGAGATATGCCAAACCGCCGGATATACTTTTCGGCCTCGTGAATGTCAGACATATTCTCCAGGCAGAGCTTTACCGGCAGCTTATCAAATGCCTGAATCAGTTCCGGCCATTCATCATCCCAATAGATATTATGAAACACCACCGTTTCAGGCTTCACTGCCTGTACAAACTCAGCCAGCGCTGTCGGAGCATAGCCGGATGTAGGTGCATGCACAGCATAGCGGAAAGGAAATTTGGCGCAAAGGGCGCCGGCAGAATCGGCTTGCCGGATGATCGCATCATCAGTATACAATTCGACCCCTTTCAATCCGGCCCGTTCCACCATGGCCAGCATTTTTTCTTCCGGTGAGCACTTAGCAGCGATTGTAAATTGTACACTCATTCGTATCATATCCTTTCCCATCGCTTCATATAAAAATTCGGCAGGAAGTATCCTGCCGAATCATCTTCATTATTTTTTGCCTTTTGCCGCAATCTTATTGAAAAACGGTTCGGTTTGGATGATATACCGCTCATGCTGTCCCTGGCCGACTTTTTCCAGGTCGTCGTAAGCCTCCACCGCAAACACCAGTTTTTTTCCGGTAATTTCGGTAAGAGTGGCCACAGCCCTAACCGACATGCCTACCGGGGTTGCAGCCAGATGGCTGATATCCAGTCTGGTCCCCACAGTGCCTTGTCCGGGCTGCAATGCTTGGCTCACCGCCGCGATGGCGGCCTGTTCCATGAGAGCCGCCAGCATCGGAGTGGCATATACGGGGGCGCCGGCATTGCCAAATCGCTCAGCAGTCAATTCGGAAGTGACTTTGCTTTCCGCTTCGCCGCGTAAACCCACGCTTAGTGGTTTTACCGTTTGTTCCTGCCCCATAATGTACCATCCTCCTGTCGGCTGACATAGACGATCTTGGGCGTAGAGCCGCTGTGATCCGGATTGGTGTTAGGCGGTACCTGTTCGTCTGCCGTGTCTTCAACTTTCGGCTCCTCGTTGGCATTCGCTGTAGAGTCGTTCTCCGGCACAGGTTTGTCGGTAATTTTACCTTCTTTGAGAAGTTGGTCAAGCTGTCCGGCTTCCAGTGTTTCCCGCACTAAAAGCGCTTCAGCAATCAAATGCAGTTTATCCACATTGGTTTTAAGCATTTCTTCGGTTTGATTATAGGCTTCCTCGATGAAGCGGCGGACTTCCTTATCGATGGAGTAGGCCACCTCTTCACTGTAGTTCCGGTCCCGGGAAATATCCCGTCCCAGGAATACCTGTTCCTGCCTTTTGCCGAAGGTAATAGGGCCGATGGTATCACTCATCCCGTACTCGGTAATCATCTTGCGCACCAGTTCAGTAGCCCGTTCCAGGTCATTTTGAGCGCCAGTGGAGATTTCACCGAGGATCAGGGCTTCGGCCACCCGGCCGCCTAACAGGGTTTTCAACTGATCCAGGAGTTCGGACCGAGTAGCGTAATAGCGGTCTTCTTTCGGCAGCATCAAGGTATAGCCGCCGGCGCGCCCCCGGGGAATGATAGACACTTTATGCACTGGGTCAGTGTGGGTCAGCATCATGCCCACCAGAGCGTGGCCGGCCTCATGATAAGCAGTGAGTTTCTTTTCCTTGTCGCTGATAACCTTGCTTTTGCGTTCCGGACCGGCAACAACCCGTTCCACTGATTCTTCCAGCTCGCTCATCTCGATGCGTTTCTTATTGCGCCTTGCCGTTAAGAGCGCCGCCTCATTCACCAGGTTGCTCAGATCGGCGCCGGTAAAACCGGGAGTCCGGCGAGCCAGCACATCCAGATTGACTTCTTTCGCCAAGGGCTTGCCTTTGGCATGAACTTTCAGGATTTCCAGACGACCTTTCACATCCGGCCGGTCTACGGTAATCTGCCGGTCAAAACGACCGGGCCGGAGCAAGGCCGGATCTAAAATATCCGGACGGTTGGTGGCGGCAATGATGATAATCCCTTCATTGACCCCAAAGCCGTCCATTTCAACTAACAATTGATTCAGAGTCTGCTCCCGTTCGTCATGGCCGCCGCCGAGACCGGCACCGCGCTGCCGGCCAACTGCATCAATCTCATCAATAAACACAATGCAAGGAGCATTTTTCTTGGCCTGCTCGAACAGGTCCCGCACTCTGGAAGCACCGACCCCGACGAACATTTCCACAAAATCCGAGCCGCTGATGCTAAAAAACGGTACGCCGGCTTCGCCGGCCACTGCCCGCGCCAGCAGCGTCTTGCCTGTACCCGGAGGTCCAAACAGCAGCACGCCCTTGGGAATGCGGGCACCAAGATCATTAAACTTCTTGGGATGCTTTAAGAATTCGACGACTTCCACCAGTTCTTCTTTAGCCTCGTCACAACCAGCCACATCGGAAAAAGTGACTTTGACTTTATCCTCGCCGTGAAGTTTGGCCCGGGATTTACCGAAGGACATCACTCGGTTGCCGCCCCCCTGGGTTTGCTGCATAATAAAAAACCAAACACCAATCAGGAGAAGAATCGGCAGAATCGACGAGAGAGCGGTCGTCCACCAAGGTGGCTGAGGCGGCCGTTTCGCCTTGATCTCAACGTTTTTCGCCCGCAGCGTGCTAATCAGGGTTGGGTCATCGGGAACGATTAGCTCAAACGCCTGTCCGTCTTTGGGTTTTCCCTCAATTTTATTCTCTTCGATGGTAACCCGCTCCACTTTCTGATCTTCCACCAGCTGCAGAAACTGGGTATAGCTAAGTTCTTGCGTTGGCGCAGTACGTGAGGAATAAGACTCAATTATCCAAAGGGCGATAAGGATAATTAACAAATAGAAACTCACGTTGCGAAAAAATTTATTCAATCAGGGTGCCCTCCTCTCGCTGGACCGACCAGGGACATCTGTAAGATTGCTGCAAAAAGTCCATCTGCGCTGCTGCTCCTGCGGTCACTTGCTTGTGCAGCAAATTCCGGCTTTAGGAACTGCCGCGCCGTAATGAAGCGTCGGCCAGCATCTGGCTATGATATCCACAGGATAACATTATAGCATAGAAACGACAGTCATGACAAGAATCGCGTAAGTCTAGTATCTGACCGATACTACAATATATGCGCCGATTACTTTTGATAAGCTGCCGGTTTTAAAATTCCGATATAGGGAAGATTACGGTATTTTTCGTCAAAATCAAGTCCATAGCCCACAACAAAATAATCCGGGATGGTAAAGCCGTTATAATCCACATGAACAGTTGCCTTACGGCGGCTGGGCTTATTCAGCAGAGTGCAGAGTTTCAGGCTGGCCGGATTGCGCGCTTTTAAGTTGTCTACCAAATAATTCAGAGTCAGCCCGGAGTCAATAATATCTTCGACAATTAAAACATGCCTGCCGTTCAGATCCTCATCCAGGTCCTTTAAGATGCGGACAACCCCGCTGGAGGATGTAGAGGCGCCATAGCTGGAAACAGCCATAAAGTCAATAGCCACCGGCACTTGAACGGCCCTGGCCAAATCCGACATAAAAATAACAGCTCCCCGCAGCACTCCAACCATCAGTATCTCTTTGCCGGCATAGTCGATCGTGATTTCCTCTCCCAGTTCCTTCACTCGCTCTGCCAATTGCCCGGCGTCAATCAGTACTTCTTTAATATCATCGATCATATTCATTGTCTTTCGTCATCCTCCTGTGCATCGTGTAAACTAATATGCAAAAACTCGCGGGTTGCGGCTGTAATTTTTCCGTATTCTGAAGTGCGCATCCCCCCCAGCCAAAAAATCCGGCCGGTAGCATCATAAAAAACCGGCGCCCGGTCTCTCTTGTTGCTTGGAATTTTGGCATCAATAAGAAAATCCTTTACTTTTTTGCTGCCGGACATTCCAAGAGGAGTAAAACGATCTCCCGGCAGGCGGGTCCGGATATATACCGGTAAGGTCAACGCCTGTAGATCAAATACTGCCGTGTTCATTCGATCTGTTTTCGGAACTGCCGGTTCTTCCCGGTGAAGCTCGCTGCAAACTGTGAGTCCCAACTGTGATACTGACGTCATTCCCGGCACCTTGATGGCAATACCGATTGTCAATCCCGGCTTTGTTGAATCCTGCCCGACATAGCCGAAGCCAACCTGCCGGTAATCCTTTTTGACACGTAAACCTCCTGGCAGGATATAGTTCGTCCCCACCTGCCAGCAATCGACCATCTGAATCAGTACTTCCACATGATCGAAGGAGATTCCTGTCAAACCGCGTTTTTTTTCCAGGATGAGCCTGATTACCTGTCGCTTTAAAGCCGGATGAAGGTCATGAAAACGGTTGATGTCCAAAAGCAGCACATCGTCCTCTTCCTGCACCAGGTGAGGCCAAAGGCCTTCGGCCTGTTTGCGGATGAAATCCGATTCACCGGCCAAAATCTCAGCGCTGCGGCAGATCTGCCGCGCTACATCCGCCTGCATCAAATCCGTCAGTTGCGGCATAATACTCAGCCGAATCCGGTTGCGCCGGTAATCAGTCTTTAAATTGGAACTGTCGGTACGCCAGAAAAGTTGACGGCTTCGGCAGTATTCTTCAATCCGGCAGCGGTTGGCGGCCAGCAGCGGACGGATAATTCCTGCCGCCAGAGGGCGTATTCCGCTCAGCCCCTGGCTGCCGGCTCCCCGCAATAAATGCATCAGTACCGTCTCGGCTTGGTCATCGGCATGATGACCGGTGGCGATTTTGGCGCCGCCCCACCGAGAAGCCACCTGATGCAAATAGCGGTAGCGCAGTTGACGGGCCGCATCCTCAGCCGACAAGCCGCTTGTCCTGATATATGCCGGTACATCAATCGCGGTCTGATAGCAGACCAGGCCGTATTCGCGGCAGATATCGGCTACAAAGCGGGCATCCGCCGCGGATTCCTCACCGCGGAACATGTGATCAACATGGGCTGCCGCCATCTCTATTGCCAATTCATCCCGCAGCCGGTGCAAGATATCCAGGAGGGCCAGCGAATCCGCTCCGCCTGAGCAGCCGACGATCACCCGGTCTCCCGGCTGCAGCAGGCTGTGCTGTTGAATATACTGGCGGACTTGTCCAAGCAAAACGTCGGCCTGGTGATTATTTCGCGGCATGCCTGCCCCTTGTTTCCCGTCTTGTTGCTTCACAGCCTGCGCCTCCTTTTTTCCGGAATATATTTCTCCTAACAGGAATCCGTTTCCTTCCTGCTCTTGTTTTCCCCTGTAGAATTCCCCATTTTCAGGGATCCATGATATAATAAATTTAATGTGAACTACAATATTTTGAAATAATGATGAAAGAGAGAATATCATGTCAGAAGTAATCGTCCGAAGCGTTCGCCCCGAAGATTTGGACCGGGTGACCGAAATCGAGGCAGCCTGTTTTCCTCCGGCTGAGGCTGCCTCAAAGCAATCATTCATAGCAAGGATCGCCGCTTTTCCCGAATCTTTCCTGGTAGCTGAAATAAACGGAACCCTGATTGGATTCATCAACGGCTGCGCCACCAATAATTCTGTGATCTATGATGAAATGTTTCACAGTACCCAGCATCATGTCCCGGACGCTAGAAACCTAAGCGTTTTCGGCCTGAATGTAATGCCGGAATACCGCAAACAGGGAATTGCAGCTCAGTTGATGCGCCATTTTATCCAGGCAGCCAGGGAGACAGGCCGTCAAAGCGTCATTCTAACCTGCAAAGACCGATTGGTGTATTACTATGAATCCTTTGGTTATGTAAATAACGGAATCTCGAAATCCACCCACGGCGGCGCTCAGTGGTTTGATATGACTCTGATTCTCTGATAGCCACTCATGAAAAATCCAACCTGCTTGCACATGAAGCAGGTTGGATTTTTGCATCAAAGGGAGTCTGTTTCCGGAACGCATTCCACCAGCTTGGCCACTAATACCGTCATGTCATCGGTCGCGTATTTGCCGTTGTATTCCAGAGCCTGACGCAGCAGAAGATCAGCGATTTCCTGGGGATTATCGCTGGCGGTCAGGCGCAGGAAATGGGCCACCCAGTCTTTCTTGTCGTTCTTGCGCCTGGCTGCGTCGGCCACGCCGTCGCTGACCATCACCATAATATCGCCCGGGGCCAGAATATATTTGACCAGCTCAATTTCCGTATGCTGCAGAATACCCATGGGGACAGCTGCCGCTTCGATGGTAAACACTTCCCGCACCCGCTTGACGAAACTGGCGGAACAGCCTACTTTTAAAAATTCGGTTTCCCCGGAGTACAGATCCACTACCGCCATATCCATAGTGGCGTAAGACTCCCCGGAAAGTCGCAGCAGCAGCATAGAGTTGACTGTCCTAACGGCTGTATCCACCTCAAAACCGGCGGTTAAGAGGCGCTCCACCATTTGAACGGCAGTGCGGCTTTCCCCTGCCGCCCTCTGGCCGCTCCCCATACCATCGCTCAGTATAAGAGCGACTTTTTCCTGACCGATGGCTGTAACACTATACGTATCACCGGACTCTGTCTCATGGCCTTTGGCCACGGAACTCATTCCCACTTCCACGGCAAAGCGGCATATCGTCCGCATGACCAGTTTACATTTTCGCTGCAACCCTTTGTTGCCGCATTCGCTTTCCACTGCCAGATTCATTCCCATCACCTGAGATACCAGAGGCTGCAATACATTGCGGCATTCCTGATTGCCGCTGCAAGGCTGCTTTGTTCCTTCCACCAGCAGGGACCCATAGCGGCCGCTCACTCGCACATTTTCCAGATTGCATTCGTGAATAGCTGCCTGTTCGGCGATCACCGCCGCCGCTGCCCGGTCATACTGAGGAGTACGCTGGATCGCAAAGGCCAGTTGGCCAATAATATCGCTGGTGGCTTTCATTTGTTCCGCCAGGATTCGCTTGTTTTCCAGCATCTTTTTCTGCCACACACTGCTGATCCGGTAAGGTTCAGTCACCATTAGAGCTGTTGTCAGCATCTGATTCTTCTGCCGGCAGACCTCCTGTAAATAATTCGGCAGGCGGCGCTCCTCAATCTTGGCACTCTGGGCCTCAGCTACCAAGTCCAGTATCGCCTGATAAGTCCGGTAAAAATTTTCTTCCCAGCAAATATCCCGCTGTACACAGTCTTTACAGACCTGATCACCGATAGAGGCAATAATCCGCCCCAATTCCTGTTCCGGCACCCTGGTTGCCGCCTGTTTGCGGTCAGAAACAAGGGATTCCGCCAATTCCTGAAACATACCGGCAATATTGCGCAACTTTTCGCCGCTTTGCTGTAACAGCTGGCCGGAAACCAGCTGAGGCACCGCCGGATTGGCAGCGGCAGCCTTGCCGCGCAGGGCCGTCCACCAATAAGACGGCAAGATGAGAAAAAACAGGGAAGCAACGGCAGCTTCGCCCATGCCGGTTAACAGACGATCCCCCTGATAAAAACCGGAAATCGCAATGAGACAACCGCCCAAATAACCCAAAGCCACGGCAATCTTGCCAAATACATTAAAAGTACCGGCCAGCAGTCCGGCTATAGAATACAAAGCTACAGCCATAGCCGCCGTCTGATCCATTAAGCCGATCACCATTCCCACCGCCGCGCCGATGGCCGTCCCGGTTCCTACTCCCCCCTGGAGGGCTAAGGCCATGATAAAGAAGCTGCCGGCGATATTGCGGATACTGTACTGATACACTTCCAAACTGCCGATACCGGCAATAGCGGCTGACAGCAAAATAATAGCACCTACCAGCTGTTCCTGGGTCACCTGCCGCCGATAGTGAGGCGACAGCACCGGAACCGTGTAGATAAAGATCATGGTCAGGACCGAACCGGCCAGGATGTTAAATAAGAACAGCAACAGGTGGTGCGGTAAAAGCTCTGACCAAAAAAACGCAATCAGAACGCCGGCGACAGAACTAAAAAAGAGCAGCAGCGGCATGATTCTCAGCCTTGGATATAGCCGGTTATAGGCATCGGTCAGGAAAAAGTACAGGATCATACAGGCGCAGTACAGTGTTGCCTCAATATAATAGCCGGCAGTCAAAGCCCCTGCCAATACCCACAAGCCAATCGCCGGACTGTGAGGACGGTACGTCCTGGCCATAGCCAGAAAATACGCCAGGCCAAAAGGCGCCAACTCATTCATGATCAAAACCCGTCCCAACAAAAACCCCAGCAGATTCATCAATACATAATCCCAATGAAATAAAGCCGCCAAAGAGCCGCGAATTCCCGCCGCCAGGCTTGTCCACACAGAGACATGATTTATGCCCGGCACCTCTGCTGCCTGAGGCAAGCTGATAACTGTTCCTTTTACCGTAGTTTCTATTGCCATTATCTCCACTCCCAGATTTAATCGCATCTTAATTTTACACAAAATTCCATATTAAAATTTGTCTAATTAGAGCAGTGGGATAGGCTTTGTTTTCTTTTGTTTTCTACAGTTTTTTACAGTCTTTCGTCAAAGCAAAACAAAACCACAGAAGCCGCGAGAGCCACTGTGGTCTTATCAAACAATGATTGCCGAAAACGAATATACAGTATAGGATTTTGTCGAACCAATACCACTATATCTTATAAATAAATGCTAAATCACTCAGCCTTGCGGGCAGAACCTCTACCACCGCGCTTGGACTCGGTATTACGCCGTAAATCCATCAATCGTTCGTCGCTGTCCTTTAAAAACTTATTTAACTTGTCTTCAAAGGATACAGTGTTGGGGCGACCCTGTCTTCTTGGCTCATTGGCAGGTGTTCTTGGAGCCTGAAGCTGCTTAATGGATAATCCAATCTTGCCACGATCGTCAATGGATAAAACCTTGACTTTGACTTTGTCCTGTTCTTTGAGAAAATCTTTGACGTCACGGACATACACGTCAGCAACCTCAGAAATATGGACCAGACCGACCTTACCTCCCGGCAGTTCTACAAAGGCGCCGAAGTTGGTGATACCTGTCACAACTCCCTCAACAACACTGCCAATTTCAATGGACATACTAATCAAAAATCCTCCTTAAAACTTTTCTTCGTGCATTCATATTATACTCTTGCGGGCAAAAACGTGTCAAGGAGCCGACCGTAAAAGGCCACTCCACGAATTTTAACCGGTTATTTTTCCATCGGAATATAGGGGATTTCACCCGGCTTTACCAACCCCAAGTCTTCCCTGGCTAACTTTTCAATATACTGCAGATTGGACAGCCTCGCTTTTTCTTCCTGCAGGGCCCGGTTCACCTGCCTGGCCTGTTCGAACTGCGCTTGGGCGACTTCAGCCGAGCGCTTGGCAATAAACAATTCGACTTGTTGTCCGATAATCAAATACGAAAAATAGGCGGCAAAGGCGACTAAAATCGCATTGAACCAATTAATTCTGTATTTTCGACGCATTTGCACTTTTATCACCAACTTACTCAAACTTACTGCACTATTGCAATGAAAGATATATTCGCCGATTCACAAAGATTTCCTCTTTGTTATAAATTTACTTATGAAGATTCACAGATTATGACTTAGACGGAGGTGGCCGCCGACTACGCCGCCAGCGCCTGGCGCCCCTATGCACCAGCCGGAAAGGATAGCCAACGAAATTGAAAATCCAAAATACCGGCCTGATTGCAAAATAGTAAATGATGGCGGTCACATACTGAAGAATTCGCCGGCATATCCTTCCGATGAATATCAAACCCCTTACCAGATATAAACTGAGAAAACGAAAATAAAGGAAGGCGCCGCTTGCCAAGCCTAAAAAAACATAAAGCCGCAATTCCCCCCAATTGCAATACAGCAGGGTAAAAAAGACGGCTGCGGTGGCAACCAGCCAGTACAGCAAATCACCGGCGGCGGTTAGTAGATTGCGCAGCCGGTGCGCCCTTTTCCCCACCCGGTAAAAGTCATACAGGATTCCCAGTCCTGCCCCGATGGCCACAGTCACCATAAAGGTATGCAGCTGCTCGTTCATTTACTTCAGCAACCTGCCCAGCAATCCTTTTTTTGATTTGCCTTCCTCTTCATAGGAAAGGCTTACCACATACCCTTCCACGATGATATGGCCATTATCAAGATTGAGTTGTTTAATGTTAAGGGACTCACCCCTGATTAAGAGGCCTCCCTGCTCGGTTTCCAGGATAATCTCATGATCGTCAAAGCTGCCCAAATTGACAACGCCGTCAATGGTCATCTCTTCCCGATCCACCATCACAATCTGATGCCGCCATTGCGGAGTTGGAGTTTTATCGCCTACCGGCATGTCTTTTCCCCCTGTAACAGTTATTTCAACTATCTATATGCAGAGGAAAGCAGGCTCAGAACCGGAATTTTTAAGGAAAAATCCAGTTATACTATTCAGGATAAAAGACGAAGGGAGGGATCCGTGGCATGAAGAATCCGTCGCGACCAAAACCGAAAAAGCTGTCAGCTGTATCCCGGCAGAACTCTTTTTTCCGACTGAGCGAACAACTGACTCTCCTGCGCCGCCTCACCCACCGTTCAGCCCTTCTCGGCGAAGAGCTGGCCCAACTGTCAGCCAAATTCCGCCGGTTAACCGCTGCCAAAGATCAGCCCTTCGCTTTCACAACAAATCTCAGCACCAATCAGCATTTGCTGGAAACTCTGCTGCGGGACAGCATGGACGTTCGCTATCGTCGTTTTGTGTCCGGCGGCCATAATGTGCTGCTGGTCTATTTAATGGGATTGATCCATTCAGAATTATTGGACGAAACTGTAATATTCCCGCTCATAACCTATAACGCCTCTCTCCCTCTCACCCCGGAAAGGGCTGTTTCCTCTGTCTTATCGGCCAATGCGGTCTCACTGCCGGAACAAGCCTCTGACGCCATTCAAATGATGATGTCCGGCAGCGTGCTGCTTTTCCTGGATGGGTACGCCGAATCCATCGCCATCCATATTCCCAAAAATGCAAAACGCGGCATTAACAGTTCGAAAATAGAAAGTGTAATCCTGGGACCTAGCGATGCCTTTAATGAGACCCTGACGGACAATATCGCCCTCATTCGCCGCCGTACCCGGGATACCAATGTAAAAGTCCGGCTGCTCCATCTGGGAGAACGCAGTCATACCTCCCTGGCCCTAGTATATTGCGCCAATCTGATTAAACCGGGCCTGCTGGAAGATGTGGAAAGCCGTCTGAAGGCCATTAAAATCGACCTTATCCTGTATTCCAACACCCTTGAAGAATACTTATCCTCCCGGACCTGGTCCCCTTTCCCCGAGGCCCAGGCAACTGAACGGCCGGATAATGTCGTGGCCTCCATCTATGAAGGAAGGCTGGCGATTTTGCTCGACAATACCCCGAATGCCTTAATTATTCCCACCACACTGCACTGCCATCTGCAAAGCGCTGATGACTATGCGGGTCCCGCCCTGGGGGCCAGTGTCATTCGTATTACCCGCTATGTCGCCGCCTTTATCGGGGTCTATCTGCCGGCTATCTATATTTCTCTGGTTTCCTATCATCCCGGCATGCTGCCTACCTCCCTGGCCATCTCCATTGCCGAGCTCAGAGTCCGCACGCCATTCCCCTCGTTTATCGAAGCCATCATCATGGAAGCCCTGCTGGAAATCCTCCAGGAAGCGATTACCCGTCTGCCGGAAAAATTAACCGGCGTGGTAGGCGTAGTAGGGGCTCTGGTCATCGGTACCACTGTGGTGGAAGCCGGATTAGTCAATCCTCTGCTGGTAGTGATCATTGCCACTACCGCCATTGCCTCTTTCGCTATGCCTTCCTATAAATTTTCCGTAGCCATTCGCCTCTTGCGGGTTCCGGTCCTGATATCCGGTGCT contains these protein-coding regions:
- a CDS encoding spore germination protein; this encodes MKNPSRPKPKKLSAVSRQNSFFRLSEQLTLLRRLTHRSALLGEELAQLSAKFRRLTAAKDQPFAFTTNLSTNQHLLETLLRDSMDVRYRRFVSGGHNVLLVYLMGLIHSELLDETVIFPLITYNASLPLTPERAVSSVLSANAVSLPEQASDAIQMMMSGSVLLFLDGYAESIAIHIPKNAKRGINSSKIESVILGPSDAFNETLTDNIALIRRRTRDTNVKVRLLHLGERSHTSLALVYCANLIKPGLLEDVESRLKAIKIDLILYSNTLEEYLSSRTWSPFPEAQATERPDNVVASIYEGRLAILLDNTPNALIIPTTLHCHLQSADDYAGPALGASVIRITRYVAAFIGVYLPAIYISLVSYHPGMLPTSLAISIAELRVRTPFPSFIEAIIMEALLEILQEAITRLPEKLTGVVGVVGALVIGTTVVEAGLVNPLLVVIIATTAIASFAMPSYKFSVAIRLLRVPVLISGAVLGLYGVMISFLTILVFMCSMRPFGESYLGGLFDISSMADWKDLLIRAPAPLRTSRARRFGPQDPVRAGDPGDE